A single genomic interval of Lewinellaceae bacterium harbors:
- a CDS encoding response regulator transcription factor: protein MINVIIVDDEPLAQDVLETYIEKIPELNLVEKCSNALEANEALKNHDISLMFLDIQMPQLTGIDFLKTLSHPPLVIFTTAYPNYAIEGFELNALDYLLKPISLERFMKAVNKAIEQIELQSRGSGAHGEGEAEEPDFIFVKADKKLVKVNYADIIYIEGLKDYVIIRMESSRVITLQTMKSLEEKLPQNSFRRIHRSYIVNVDRIEAVVGNMIEVMEKNQAKHLPIGKNYRDELLEIINKNRL, encoded by the coding sequence ATGATTAATGTAATCATTGTCGACGACGAGCCTTTAGCCCAGGATGTTCTTGAAACGTACATCGAAAAAATCCCGGAACTCAACCTTGTCGAGAAGTGCAGCAACGCGTTGGAAGCCAATGAGGCGCTGAAAAACCACGATATAAGCCTGATGTTCCTGGACATACAGATGCCCCAGCTGACCGGGATCGACTTTTTGAAAACGCTCAGCCATCCGCCGCTGGTCATTTTCACCACGGCTTACCCGAATTACGCCATCGAAGGGTTCGAACTCAACGCCCTGGATTACCTCCTCAAACCGATCTCCCTCGAGCGCTTTATGAAAGCAGTAAACAAGGCCATCGAGCAAATTGAACTGCAGAGCCGGGGAAGCGGCGCCCACGGCGAAGGCGAGGCGGAAGAGCCTGATTTTATTTTTGTCAAAGCAGACAAAAAGCTGGTAAAGGTCAACTACGCCGACATCATTTACATCGAGGGGTTGAAAGACTATGTCATCATCCGGATGGAAAGCAGCCGGGTGATCACCCTTCAGACCATGAAGAGCCTGGAGGAAAAGCTTCCCCAGAATTCTTTCCGGCGAATACACCGTTCTTACATCGTCAATGTCGACAGGATCGAAGCCGTGGTGGGCAATATGATAGAAGTGATGGAAAAGAACCAGGCCAAGCACCTGCCCATCGGAAAAAATTACCGGGACGAATTGCTCGAGATCATCAACAAAAACCGCCTGTAG
- a CDS encoding acyl-CoA dehydrogenase family protein — MSVETISNLRLIKESARDFAENYIRPHVMEWDESQHFPAGLFHQMGQYGFLGVLVPEQYHGAGLGYQEYITVIEEISKVCGSIGLSVAAHNSLCTNHILLFGNEEQKEKYLPKLATGEWIGAWGLTEPNTGSDAGRMKTVAEKDGDHYIINGAKNFITHGKSGQVAVIVARTGELLDSRGMTAFAIEKGTAGFSAGKKENKLGMRASETTELIFNDCRVHKSQILGEIGEGFIQAMKVLDGGRISIAALSLGIAKGAYEAAVRYAKERHQFGKPISSFQAISFKLADMATRIQAAELLTRQAGRMKDQGLKTTKISSMAKYYASETAVRVAEDAVQIFGGYGYTKDFPVEKYYRDAKLCTIGEGTSEIQKLVISREILNGE, encoded by the coding sequence ATGAGCGTAGAGACAATAAGCAACCTTAGGCTGATAAAGGAGTCGGCCAGAGATTTCGCCGAAAATTACATCCGCCCCCATGTCATGGAATGGGATGAAAGCCAGCATTTCCCTGCCGGCCTGTTCCACCAAATGGGCCAGTATGGGTTTCTGGGCGTTCTCGTGCCCGAACAATATCACGGGGCTGGCCTCGGCTATCAGGAGTACATAACAGTTATTGAAGAAATAAGCAAGGTCTGCGGCTCGATCGGCTTGTCGGTTGCCGCCCACAACTCCCTATGCACCAACCACATCCTTTTGTTTGGGAACGAAGAACAAAAAGAAAAGTACCTGCCCAAGCTGGCCACCGGAGAGTGGATCGGCGCCTGGGGGCTCACCGAACCCAATACCGGCAGCGATGCGGGCAGAATGAAAACGGTGGCTGAAAAAGACGGAGACCATTACATCATCAATGGAGCGAAAAACTTCATCACCCACGGCAAATCCGGCCAGGTTGCCGTGATTGTCGCCCGTACCGGAGAACTGCTGGATAGCCGCGGCATGACCGCCTTTGCCATCGAAAAGGGCACCGCCGGTTTTTCCGCCGGCAAAAAGGAAAACAAGCTGGGCATGCGCGCCTCCGAAACCACCGAACTGATCTTCAACGATTGCCGCGTTCACAAAAGCCAAATCCTCGGCGAAATCGGCGAAGGCTTCATCCAGGCCATGAAAGTGCTGGATGGCGGCCGGATTTCCATTGCCGCTCTTTCCCTGGGGATCGCCAAGGGCGCCTACGAGGCTGCAGTCCGCTATGCTAAGGAACGCCATCAGTTTGGAAAGCCCATTTCCAGTTTCCAGGCCATCAGCTTCAAACTGGCCGATATGGCAACCCGGATACAGGCGGCAGAATTGCTGACCCGCCAAGCAGGCCGCATGAAGGACCAGGGCCTGAAAACGACCAAGATTTCCTCAATGGCTAAATACTACGCTTCTGAAACAGCCGTGCGCGTAGCGGAAGATGCTGTGCAGATTTTCGGCGGGTACGGCTACACCAAAGATTTCCCGGTGGAAAAATACTACCGCGACGCTAAATTGTGCACGATTGGAGAAGGCACCTCCGAAATTCAGAAGCTCGTCATTTCCCGGGAGATACTGAATGGGGAGTAG
- a CDS encoding DUF434 domain-containing protein: MPDSRKHRGQHPSDAELFGKSQVPKLQQAVKDLSWLLSRGYAEKSSLKLVGDRYRLKSRQRLAVVRSSCSRQAASRRRLHALPEEAMKGGTLYIDGFNLLITVESALSGSFILEGVDGCYRDMASVHGSYRRVAETEEAIVLAGKALEKLEASRAVWCLDRPVSNSGRLKQMILEVAGTNNWAWEAELYYNPDHLLSSQPAPTASSDSVILDSAAQWFNLACYIVDNYVPNALILPLGQLAKAASP, from the coding sequence ATGCCAGACAGCCGAAAACATAGGGGCCAGCATCCTTCCGATGCCGAATTGTTCGGCAAAAGCCAGGTGCCAAAGCTACAGCAGGCGGTCAAAGACTTATCCTGGCTGTTGTCCCGGGGTTATGCCGAGAAATCTTCCCTCAAGCTGGTAGGCGACCGCTACCGGCTGAAGAGCCGCCAGCGGCTTGCGGTAGTGCGCTCTTCCTGTTCCCGCCAGGCGGCTTCCCGCCGGCGGCTACATGCCCTGCCGGAAGAAGCCATGAAAGGCGGCACCTTGTACATAGATGGTTTCAACCTGCTGATCACGGTCGAAAGCGCCCTTTCGGGCAGCTTTATCCTGGAAGGGGTGGATGGCTGTTACCGGGATATGGCCAGCGTCCATGGCTCTTACCGGCGGGTGGCGGAAACCGAAGAAGCCATCGTCCTGGCAGGCAAAGCCCTGGAAAAGCTGGAGGCCAGCCGGGCGGTTTGGTGCCTGGACCGCCCCGTTTCCAATAGCGGAAGGCTCAAACAGATGATTCTGGAAGTAGCCGGAACAAACAACTGGGCATGGGAAGCGGAGCTTTACTACAACCCCGACCACCTGCTGTCCAGCCAGCCGGCTCCTACCGCATCTTCCGATAGCGTAATCCTCGACAGCGCCGCCCAGTGGTTCAACCTGGCTTGTTATATAGTAGACAACTATGTGCCCAATGCCCTCATCCTGCCGTTGGGGCAGCTTGCCAAAGCCGCATCCCCCTGA
- a CDS encoding histidine kinase — MSPRKLPIPYFYAILASIALGSLVGLRNYLFMMYYNEADKFTWDRGWFIHVVNYLTWALILPLVYYVVDRIQARPSSNNGILFLRILLGGTMLALLHELISNLLYFPTIHFLGIKEMTFETVRHMIGVLPAAVITRLIEFGILFAVITAVELRRKYRNKQLELAQLEGQLSSAQLNALRLQLQPHFLFNTLNTISSLMEFDKKRAQKVVSQLGNLLRFVLDQDKRNQAPLREELDFIKNYLNIEQARFPDRLSIDYQIDREALEAQIPTLLLQPLVENAVKHGFANRTDAGRIELTCKKIEGDQIMIIVRDDGKGSSRPPEELLSSGIGLKNVRERLKLMYRENFTFNVRSKKGQGFEATIIIPFQRQQP; from the coding sequence ATGAGCCCGCGCAAACTACCCATACCCTATTTTTACGCCATACTGGCGAGCATCGCCCTCGGCTCGCTGGTGGGGCTGCGCAATTATTTGTTCATGATGTACTACAACGAGGCGGACAAATTCACGTGGGACCGGGGCTGGTTCATTCACGTGGTCAATTACCTGACCTGGGCACTCATCCTTCCGCTGGTTTACTACGTGGTGGATCGCATACAAGCCCGCCCCAGCTCTAATAACGGAATCCTGTTTTTGAGAATATTGCTGGGAGGCACCATGCTGGCCCTCTTGCACGAGTTGATTTCCAACCTCCTGTACTTTCCTACCATCCATTTCCTGGGGATCAAGGAAATGACCTTCGAAACGGTGCGCCACATGATCGGAGTGCTGCCCGCCGCCGTGATCACCCGGCTCATCGAATTTGGCATTTTATTCGCCGTGATCACCGCCGTCGAGCTGCGCCGGAAATACCGCAACAAACAACTGGAGCTGGCTCAACTGGAAGGCCAGTTGTCCAGCGCCCAGCTCAACGCGCTTCGCCTCCAGCTCCAGCCGCACTTCCTCTTCAATACCCTGAACACCATTTCCTCCCTCATGGAATTCGATAAAAAACGGGCGCAGAAGGTAGTGTCCCAACTGGGCAACCTGCTGCGTTTTGTACTCGACCAGGACAAAAGAAACCAGGCGCCGCTTCGGGAAGAGCTTGACTTTATCAAAAATTACCTCAATATTGAACAGGCCCGCTTTCCGGACCGCCTGAGCATAGATTACCAGATCGACCGGGAGGCGCTGGAGGCTCAGATTCCCACCCTGCTGCTCCAACCGCTGGTTGAGAATGCCGTAAAACACGGTTTCGCCAACCGGACCGACGCCGGCAGGATCGAGCTCACCTGCAAAAAGATCGAAGGCGATCAGATAATGATCATCGTCCGGGACGATGGCAAGGGCAGCTCCAGGCCGCCGGAAGAACTGCTGTCTTCCGGAATAGGGCTGAAAAACGTGCGGGAAAGGCTGAAGCTGATGTACCGGGAGAATTTCACTTTTAATGTGCGGTCGAAAAAAGGGCAGGGGTTTGAAGCCACCATCATTATTCCATTTCAACGTCAACAGCCATGA
- a CDS encoding fructosamine kinase family protein: protein MIPQAVRVACEEKLGVSILQASYIGGGDINEARLLETGKGFFFLKMNARAGSIHMFEQEAQGLRLLGESGAVRVPRPLGAGQAEGCGFLVLEYIKEGPRSRRFWENFGMALSELHRHANHQFGLDHSNYIGSLPQSNRQHGNWPDFYILERLEPQASRAIAENSLWAGAGSDFEKLYKRVGEICPEEPPALIHGDLWSGNFLSAPNDAPVLIDPAVSFSHREMDLAMSQLFGGFSPYFYQAYQAAYPCQPGLEERIEIYQLYYLLAHVNLFGSGYVPPVRKIVERFS, encoded by the coding sequence GTGATTCCGCAGGCGGTAAGGGTTGCCTGTGAGGAAAAACTGGGCGTTTCCATCCTCCAGGCCTCCTACATCGGTGGAGGAGACATCAATGAAGCTCGCCTTCTGGAAACCGGCAAAGGTTTTTTTTTCCTTAAAATGAACGCCCGGGCCGGTTCCATCCACATGTTTGAGCAAGAGGCGCAGGGGCTGCGGCTCCTTGGCGAGAGCGGTGCGGTGCGCGTGCCGCGGCCTCTGGGTGCCGGACAAGCAGAGGGTTGCGGGTTTTTGGTCCTGGAATACATAAAAGAAGGCCCCCGAAGCCGCCGTTTTTGGGAAAACTTCGGCATGGCGCTGTCGGAACTGCACCGGCATGCCAACCACCAATTCGGCCTGGATCACAGCAATTATATCGGCAGCCTCCCTCAGTCCAATCGCCAGCATGGCAATTGGCCCGATTTCTATATCCTGGAAAGGCTGGAACCCCAGGCGAGCAGGGCTATCGCCGAAAACAGCCTGTGGGCTGGCGCCGGTTCAGATTTCGAAAAGCTTTACAAGCGCGTAGGAGAAATATGCCCGGAGGAACCGCCCGCCCTGATTCATGGCGACTTGTGGAGCGGCAACTTCCTATCTGCCCCCAATGATGCGCCTGTGCTGATTGATCCAGCGGTGAGTTTTTCGCATCGCGAAATGGATTTGGCCATGTCGCAGCTCTTCGGCGGTTTCTCTCCCTATTTTTATCAGGCTTACCAGGCAGCCTATCCCTGCCAGCCCGGATTGGAGGAAAGGATCGAAATTTACCAGCTTTATTATTTGCTGGCCCACGTCAATCTCTTTGGGAGTGGATACGTGCCTCCGGTCAGGAAGATCGTAGAACGATTTTCCTGA
- a CDS encoding alkaline phosphatase, with amino-acid sequence MPYRLLLGAFLIASLFYACKAPESGVALPGEAPRPAKNIILLIGDGMALPQISAALYSNNNKLNLEQFSIIGFHKPYSASDLITDSAAGATAFACGVKTYNGSIGMNYDTLPCVTILEELDSQGYATGLVATSTIVHATPAAFISHQPIRVFYEAIAADFLKVDIDLAIGGGKRYFDRREDDDRDLVKELRQKGYFVSDYFKEDLKQVTPTSNRPFIYFTADKHPLTHAAGRDYLPDATNLAISFLRRRSDKGFFLMVEGSQIDWGGHSNDGGLLVDETLDFDRAVGEALRFARRDGETLVLVTGDHESGGLAIDPGSEMNKLKLDFTTNGHTAAMVPVFAYGPSAELFSGIYENTEIYHKMKQALGKTDEATSSAR; translated from the coding sequence ATGCCTTACCGACTATTGCTGGGTGCATTCTTAATAGCGTCCCTTTTTTATGCCTGTAAGGCTCCTGAATCCGGCGTAGCCCTTCCGGGTGAAGCGCCCCGGCCCGCCAAAAACATCATATTGCTGATCGGAGACGGAATGGCCCTGCCTCAAATTTCCGCCGCCCTCTACAGCAACAACAACAAGCTAAACCTGGAGCAGTTTTCCATTATCGGCTTTCACAAGCCCTATTCGGCCAGCGACCTCATCACCGATTCCGCCGCCGGCGCTACGGCATTTGCCTGCGGGGTAAAAACGTACAACGGTTCGATTGGCATGAATTACGACACCCTGCCTTGTGTCACCATCCTGGAAGAGTTGGATTCACAAGGTTACGCCACCGGGCTTGTTGCGACTTCCACCATCGTGCACGCCACCCCTGCCGCTTTCATCTCCCACCAGCCGATACGGGTATTTTACGAAGCCATAGCGGCAGACTTTCTGAAAGTAGATATCGACCTGGCCATCGGCGGCGGCAAACGGTATTTCGACCGAAGAGAAGATGACGACCGGGATTTGGTGAAGGAATTGCGGCAGAAAGGTTATTTCGTTTCCGATTATTTCAAAGAAGACCTCAAACAGGTTACCCCCACCAGCAACCGCCCATTCATATATTTTACCGCCGACAAACACCCCCTTACCCATGCCGCCGGGCGGGATTACCTTCCCGACGCCACCAACCTGGCTATATCCTTTCTGCGCCGGCGAAGCGACAAAGGCTTTTTCCTGATGGTAGAAGGCTCGCAGATCGACTGGGGAGGGCATTCCAACGACGGGGGCCTGCTGGTGGATGAAACCCTCGACTTCGACCGGGCGGTCGGCGAAGCGCTCAGGTTTGCCAGAAGAGATGGCGAAACGCTCGTCCTGGTCACCGGCGACCACGAAAGCGGCGGCCTGGCCATCGACCCCGGTTCCGAAATGAACAAGCTGAAACTGGATTTCACGACCAATGGGCATACTGCTGCTATGGTTCCCGTCTTTGCCTACGGCCCTTCGGCGGAGCTGTTCTCGGGGATTTATGAGAACACAGAAATCTACCACAAAATGAAGCAGGCTCTGGGCAAAACGGACGAAGCGACTTCATCGGCCAGATGA